The following proteins come from a genomic window of Gottfriedia acidiceleris:
- a CDS encoding glycosyltransferase family 1 protein, whose amino-acid sequence MDKTKPLKVLHVVGAMNRAGTETMLMNIYRNIDRNKIQFDFISYSQKEAHYDQEIERLGGRIIRLAKTYSVKEIYAAIKKYGPYDVVHAHTLFNCGIANLAARLAGIKIRISHAHTTLDTNQSLIRTIYKRIMRKLINITSTKLLACSNGAGRYLFGEKELGKIRYSYYPNVIDYTKFLEPPLKEVKKFKEEADLENRFVIGHIGRFMDAKNHLFLIEIMKNILKKQKNITLLLVGDGELRASIEEEVKKFGIEENIKFVGVREDIPTLLHSMDLFVFPSLYEGLGLVLLEAQASGISCIVSEAIQPEADLNISLVKQLLLCEGPETWANTILMNSWNKEGNINRIINGFETEGYSVSNGISNLLAIYQYSTGELNEEKYISGIL is encoded by the coding sequence ATGGATAAAACAAAGCCCTTAAAAGTCCTCCATGTTGTTGGTGCAATGAATAGAGCAGGGACCGAAACAATGCTAATGAATATATATCGAAATATCGATCGGAACAAAATTCAATTTGATTTTATTTCTTATAGTCAAAAAGAAGCACACTATGATCAAGAAATAGAAAGATTAGGCGGGCGTATTATAAGATTGGCTAAAACATACTCAGTAAAAGAAATCTATGCTGCGATTAAAAAGTATGGCCCGTATGATGTTGTTCACGCCCATACATTATTTAATTGTGGTATAGCCAATTTAGCGGCTCGATTAGCAGGTATAAAGATTAGAATATCACATGCACATACAACTTTAGATACTAATCAATCTTTAATTAGAACAATCTATAAAAGAATAATGCGAAAACTCATCAATATAACTTCAACAAAATTATTGGCATGTAGTAATGGCGCCGGACGATATTTATTTGGAGAGAAAGAATTAGGAAAAATAAGATATTCCTATTATCCAAATGTAATAGACTATACAAAATTTCTAGAACCGCCACTAAAAGAAGTGAAGAAATTCAAAGAGGAAGCAGATTTAGAAAATAGGTTTGTAATTGGACATATCGGTAGGTTTATGGATGCAAAAAATCATTTGTTCTTAATTGAGATAATGAAGAACATTTTAAAAAAGCAAAAAAACATTACCTTGTTATTAGTCGGAGATGGGGAACTAAGAGCAAGTATTGAAGAAGAAGTTAAAAAGTTTGGAATCGAAGAGAATATTAAATTTGTAGGTGTTAGGGAAGACATACCAACGCTATTACATAGTATGGATTTGTTTGTTTTTCCATCATTGTACGAGGGATTAGGACTAGTTCTTTTAGAAGCTCAAGCAAGTGGTATATCTTGTATTGTATCTGAAGCAATACAGCCTGAGGCAGACCTAAATATTAGTCTGGTAAAACAACTCTTGTTATGCGAAGGCCCAGAAACTTGGGCAAATACAATTTTAATGAATTCATGGAACAAAGAAGGAAATATTAACCGAATAATTAATGGATTCGAAACGGAAGGATATTCGGTTTCCAATGGAATATCAAATTTATTGGCTATTTACCAATATTCGACAGGTGAACTAAATGAAGAAAAATATATTAGTGGCATCCTTTGA
- a CDS encoding helix-turn-helix domain-containing protein, translating to MIGKNIQEIRIKKGLTLSELAEKANISKSYLSNIERELNDNPSIQVVEKISKVLGVEFRTLLGTNTENNKLENDYIDLIKELVEIGIGREELREYKKVFEFVKWKNSKNY from the coding sequence ATGATAGGAAAAAATATTCAAGAAATTCGTATCAAAAAGGGACTTACTTTATCAGAACTTGCAGAAAAAGCTAATATTTCTAAGTCTTATTTAAGCAATATTGAACGTGAATTAAACGATAATCCGTCAATTCAAGTTGTAGAAAAGATTTCAAAAGTATTAGGAGTTGAGTTTAGAACATTACTAGGGACTAATACAGAAAATAATAAACTCGAAAATGACTATATTGATCTTATAAAGGAATTAGTTGAAATTGGCATTGGAAGAGAAGAATTAAGAGAATATAAAAAAGTATTTGAATTCGTAAAATGGAAGAATTCTAAAAACTATTGA
- a CDS encoding EpsG family protein yields MTIFWFNLAIVFVFSFMARVASRASISSTATLSSVYIKPNKTLAFVVLVTLVCVSGLRSNIGDTYAYVDIYKRHDFTWNYIFDSKDIGFGVLQMILKYFSSNPQILLITTAIITNVLVIFTLYNYSRIFELSVYVYITGGLFLVSMNGIRQVLAASIAFAGIRLLLEGSFKRYLLVILFASLFHQTAIILIPIYFLVRFKAWSKVTIALLLFSIVFIIGFNQLSTYLFNAIQDTQYAVYKNFQEGGASVIRVAVTAIPLLIAFMGREKLREMNPKSDIVVNMALLGFVFMLISTQNWIFARISIYFSFYQLILISWVVKLFRVRDQKLIYYGILVCYFFYYYYENVISLQIQYFSDYINLNW; encoded by the coding sequence ATGACTATATTTTGGTTCAATTTAGCAATTGTATTTGTTTTTTCATTTATGGCGCGAGTAGCCTCAAGGGCCAGCATATCTAGCACCGCTACTTTATCATCAGTCTATATAAAACCGAATAAAACGTTGGCATTTGTTGTATTAGTAACTCTAGTTTGCGTATCGGGACTTAGATCTAATATCGGGGACACATATGCATATGTGGATATCTATAAAAGACATGACTTTACATGGAACTATATTTTTGATTCTAAGGATATTGGATTCGGCGTTCTGCAAATGATTTTAAAATATTTTTCTTCGAATCCTCAAATATTGTTAATTACAACAGCGATTATCACAAATGTATTGGTTATTTTTACATTGTATAATTACTCAAGAATTTTTGAATTGAGCGTTTATGTATATATCACTGGTGGTTTGTTTCTAGTCTCCATGAATGGAATCAGACAAGTACTTGCTGCATCCATTGCTTTTGCAGGCATACGACTTTTGCTAGAAGGTAGTTTTAAACGCTATCTACTCGTCATTTTATTTGCTTCATTATTCCATCAAACTGCAATTATTTTAATTCCAATTTATTTTCTTGTGCGCTTTAAAGCATGGTCAAAAGTAACAATCGCTCTATTATTATTTTCAATTGTATTCATAATTGGATTTAATCAACTTTCAACTTATTTGTTTAACGCCATTCAAGATACCCAGTATGCAGTCTATAAAAACTTTCAAGAAGGTGGAGCTAGCGTTATAAGAGTTGCAGTAACAGCAATTCCACTATTAATTGCTTTTATGGGAAGAGAGAAGTTAAGAGAAATGAATCCAAAGAGTGATATTGTGGTCAATATGGCTTTACTTGGATTCGTCTTTATGCTTATTTCAACACAAAATTGGATATTTGCCAGAATTTCAATTTATTTTAGTTTTTATCAGCTAATTTTAATTTCATGGGTTGTGAAATTATTTAGAGTAAGGGATCAAAAGTTAATCTATTATGGCATATTAGTTTGCTACTTTTTTTATTATTACTATGAAAATGTAATTAGTCTGCAAATACAATATTTCAGCGATTATATTAATTTAAACTGGTAA
- a CDS encoding glycosyltransferase family 4 protein — MKKKVLFCATVDYHFTAFHMPYIKWFKDNGWEVHIAAHGENNIYYVDKKFNLPIQRSPFNFKNVRALKDLKNIINENNYEIIHCHTPMGGILTRLAARKSRVRGTTKLIYTAHGFHFCKGAPILNWLLYYPIEKFMAPLSDCLITINKEDYELSNRSFNVKKIVHIHGVGIDTEDFKPIDELNKKVARESFGYQPDDFLLFYAAEFNKNKNQQFLLNSLALIKDELSNVKLLLAGDGALLNECKQLANQLGISHMVYFLGFRKDIKDILPICDVAVGSSLREGLPVNIMEAMSCGLPIIAVDNRGHRELVTNNKNGWLVKSNDFTGFSSAIKDLAERKGLKERLGSNSRKIIMRKYSIDKVILEKSEVYKSYMNETEDTMWATL, encoded by the coding sequence ATGAAAAAAAAGGTGCTCTTTTGTGCAACTGTGGATTATCATTTTACGGCATTTCATATGCCATATATAAAGTGGTTCAAGGATAATGGCTGGGAAGTACATATAGCTGCTCATGGCGAAAACAATATTTATTATGTGGACAAAAAGTTTAATTTACCTATCCAAAGATCGCCTTTTAATTTTAAAAATGTAAGGGCACTAAAAGACCTTAAAAATATAATAAATGAAAATAATTATGAGATCATACATTGTCATACACCTATGGGGGGAATACTTACTCGCCTTGCGGCTCGTAAGTCCAGGGTTAGAGGCACAACAAAATTAATCTATACTGCGCACGGGTTTCATTTTTGTAAGGGTGCCCCTATATTAAACTGGCTATTATATTATCCAATTGAAAAATTCATGGCTCCCCTATCAGATTGTTTAATTACAATTAATAAGGAAGATTATGAGCTATCAAATAGAAGTTTTAATGTTAAAAAAATCGTACATATTCATGGAGTTGGAATAGATACAGAGGATTTTAAGCCAATTGATGAATTAAACAAAAAAGTAGCAAGAGAGTCATTTGGATATCAACCAGATGACTTTTTACTTTTTTATGCAGCAGAATTTAATAAAAATAAAAATCAACAATTTCTACTAAATTCATTGGCCTTAATAAAAGATGAATTGTCGAATGTAAAACTTCTACTTGCTGGTGATGGTGCATTACTTAATGAATGTAAACAGTTAGCAAATCAACTCGGAATTTCCCATATGGTATACTTTTTAGGTTTTAGAAAAGATATTAAAGACATTCTACCTATATGTGACGTTGCAGTTGGATCTAGTCTACGTGAAGGTTTGCCGGTCAATATAATGGAGGCAATGTCTTGTGGCTTACCAATAATAGCGGTAGATAACCGGGGGCATAGAGAGCTTGTAACTAATAACAAAAACGGATGGCTTGTTAAGAGTAATGACTTCACTGGTTTCTCAAGTGCTATAAAAGATCTTGCCGAAAGAAAGGGTCTCAAAGAGAGGCTGGGGTCTAATAGTAGAAAGATCATTATGAGAAAATATAGCATTGATAAAGTAATATTGGAAAAAAGTGAGGTATATAAGAGCTATATGAACGAAACGGAGGATACAATGTGGGCGACCCTTTAA
- the galE gene encoding UDP-glucose 4-epimerase GalE, with product MAILVTGGAGYIGSHTCVELLQNGNDIIVLDNFSNSKPEALKRVSEITGKSFKTYNIDLLNRDELENVFSQNKISAVIHFAGFKAVGESVQNPIEYYYNNITGTINLCEMMRKYEVKKLVFSSSATVYGSANESPISESSKLGASNPYGRTKLMIEEFLRDLYESDHTWRIALLRYFNPIGAHHSGLIGEDPNGIPNNLMPFISQVAVGKLEQLNIFGNDYPTKDGTGVRDYIHVVDLAIGHIKALKNLENNTGIEAYNIGTGTGYSVLEMIEAFEIASGKKIPFRIKERRPGDVAVCYANPTKAMQKLGFTAIKGIHLMCEDTWRWQKNNPNGYTEEIEQVTVQ from the coding sequence ATGGCAATTCTTGTAACTGGAGGAGCAGGATATATAGGGAGTCACACTTGCGTAGAGTTGTTACAAAATGGCAATGACATTATTGTTCTAGATAATTTTTCAAATAGTAAGCCAGAGGCATTAAAAAGAGTATCAGAGATAACGGGTAAGTCATTTAAAACATATAATATTGACCTATTAAATAGAGATGAGTTAGAAAATGTATTTTCTCAGAATAAAATATCGGCTGTCATTCATTTTGCCGGGTTTAAAGCTGTAGGTGAATCAGTCCAAAACCCTATTGAATACTACTATAACAATATTACAGGAACGATTAACCTCTGCGAAATGATGAGAAAATACGAAGTAAAAAAGCTTGTTTTTAGTTCTTCTGCCACAGTCTATGGTTCAGCAAATGAATCACCGATATCAGAAAGTAGTAAATTAGGTGCGTCTAATCCATACGGCCGAACTAAGCTTATGATTGAGGAATTCCTTAGGGACTTATATGAATCAGACCACACTTGGAGGATAGCATTATTGAGGTATTTTAATCCAATCGGTGCACATCATAGTGGTTTAATTGGTGAAGATCCAAATGGTATTCCGAATAACTTAATGCCCTTCATTTCACAAGTCGCTGTAGGGAAATTGGAGCAATTAAATATTTTTGGAAACGACTATCCAACAAAAGACGGCACCGGTGTGAGGGACTATATTCATGTGGTAGATTTAGCAATTGGTCATATTAAAGCACTTAAAAACTTAGAAAACAACACTGGAATTGAAGCATATAACATTGGTACAGGCACTGGCTATAGTGTACTAGAAATGATTGAAGCTTTTGAAATAGCATCTGGTAAAAAGATTCCCTTTAGAATTAAAGAAAGACGTCCTGGTGATGTGGCCGTTTGTTATGCAAATCCAACAAAGGCTATGCAAAAACTTGGCTTTACAGCTATTAAGGGAATCCATTTAATGTGTGAAGATACATGGAGATGGCAAAAAAATAATCCAAACGGATATACTGAAGAGATTGAACAAGTTACAGTGCAATAA
- a CDS encoding acetyltransferase → MRVIILGNGGHSKVIQDIIYSIKGLEIIAILDDKYKVEKRENEIIYAPFGSLKKFLDQEAKVVIAIGDNKLRKNIVTSIDIKKEQYLTVVHPSAVVSTSTRIGYGTVVMPNVVINAQTQIGDQCVINTGAIIEHDNQIGDYTHVSPNATLTGSVLVEEGAHIGASATIIPGIKVGCWSIVGAGSTVIHNVPSLSTVVGCPARIIKNLNL, encoded by the coding sequence ATGAGGGTAATTATTTTAGGTAATGGAGGACATAGCAAAGTTATCCAAGATATTATTTACTCAATAAAGGGACTTGAGATTATTGCAATATTAGATGATAAATATAAGGTTGAAAAACGTGAGAATGAAATTATATATGCTCCATTTGGTTCTTTAAAAAAGTTTCTAGATCAAGAAGCTAAAGTAGTCATTGCAATAGGAGACAACAAGCTTAGAAAAAATATAGTTACTTCAATAGATATTAAAAAAGAACAGTACTTAACAGTTGTTCATCCTTCAGCGGTTGTTAGCACTTCAACTAGAATTGGATACGGAACAGTGGTCATGCCGAATGTAGTTATTAATGCACAAACGCAAATTGGGGACCAGTGTGTAATTAATACCGGAGCAATCATTGAACATGATAATCAAATCGGAGACTATACTCATGTCTCTCCGAATGCTACTTTAACAGGAAGTGTTTTAGTTGAAGAAGGTGCACATATCGGAGCATCAGCGACAATTATTCCTGGAATTAAAGTAGGCTGTTGGTCAATTGTAGGAGCGGGTTCAACGGTCATTCACAATGTTCCATCGCTTAGTACAGTAGTAGGCTGTCCAGCTAGAATTATTAAAAATTTAAATTTATAG
- a CDS encoding glycosyltransferase family 1 protein, producing MGDPLRILHTVVNMNRGGAETFIMNLYRNVDRSKIQFDFLTCKEGAYDSEIIAMGGKIHRIPYVTDVGHLGYIRKLDKFFRLNPTYKIVHSHMDKMSGLVLRAAKKANVPTRIAHSHNTKSEGGLASQVYKWYAGKYIEPNATHFFACSESASRWLFTKRSNESLILKNGIESERFQFSLILRKQIRNQLNISDKAFVLGHVGRFNQQKNHLFLLDIFASLLKKLPNAVLILVGGGSLQAKIESKIKELQIEKNVKLLGIRDDIHKLLQAMDVFVFPSLHEGLPVTLIEAQGAGLPCIISDAITTEVDMEMGLIKYCSLNDSEKWVEKILKEAKRNFNRGNAESTLSQNGYDIRKTAENTQKTYISLGR from the coding sequence GTGGGCGACCCTTTAAGAATCTTACATACCGTTGTTAATATGAACAGAGGTGGCGCGGAAACATTCATAATGAATTTATATCGTAATGTTGATCGATCGAAAATACAGTTCGATTTTTTAACATGTAAAGAGGGAGCATATGACTCTGAAATAATTGCCATGGGTGGAAAGATTCATAGAATTCCATATGTAACGGACGTTGGTCATTTAGGTTATATAAGAAAACTAGATAAGTTTTTTAGACTAAATCCTACTTATAAAATCGTCCATTCTCATATGGATAAAATGAGTGGATTAGTTTTAAGAGCAGCAAAAAAAGCGAATGTACCAACGAGAATTGCCCACAGTCATAATACAAAAAGTGAAGGTGGATTGGCTTCCCAGGTTTATAAATGGTATGCAGGTAAATACATTGAGCCTAATGCTACCCATTTTTTTGCTTGTTCGGAATCAGCAAGTAGGTGGTTATTTACTAAACGTTCAAATGAATCACTAATCCTAAAAAATGGAATTGAAAGTGAGAGGTTTCAATTTTCATTAATTTTAAGAAAACAAATTAGGAATCAGTTAAATATCTCAGACAAAGCATTCGTACTTGGCCATGTTGGAAGATTTAATCAACAAAAAAATCATCTTTTTTTACTAGATATTTTTGCTTCACTATTAAAAAAATTGCCGAATGCAGTTCTAATCTTAGTTGGAGGAGGTTCACTTCAAGCAAAAATAGAATCGAAAATAAAAGAACTTCAAATAGAGAAAAATGTAAAGTTACTTGGTATTAGAGATGATATTCATAAACTTTTACAGGCAATGGATGTATTTGTTTTCCCATCTTTGCATGAAGGTTTACCTGTAACGTTAATAGAAGCACAAGGTGCAGGTTTACCTTGTATTATTTCAGATGCGATTACAACAGAAGTGGATATGGAGATGGGACTAATTAAATACTGTTCTTTAAATGACAGTGAAAAATGGGTTGAGAAAATCTTAAAAGAAGCAAAAAGAAACTTTAATAGAGGAAATGCAGAGAGTACATTGAGCCAAAATGGATATGATATTCGCAAAACAGCGGAGAATACCCAAAAGACATATATCTCGTTAGGGAGGTAG
- a CDS encoding sugar transferase — protein MKRVIDLICSILILLLLSLPLMVVAIFVRLKMGAPILFTQQRPGLNGKPFYLYKFRTMSDLHDAEGNLLSDELRLTAFGTFLRKYSIDEFPQLINVVKGEMSLVGPRPFLMEYLSLYTEEQMLRHNVKPGITGWAQVNGRNSLTWEEKFKMDIWYVKNNNLLLDLKILIKTASKVIKREGISQEGQVTMEKFTGSNEVM, from the coding sequence ATGAAGAGAGTAATAGATTTAATATGTTCAATCCTAATATTGCTGTTGTTATCGCTACCTCTAATGGTTGTAGCAATTTTTGTTAGATTAAAAATGGGGGCCCCTATATTATTTACTCAACAGCGCCCTGGTTTAAATGGCAAACCATTTTACTTGTATAAATTCCGGACAATGAGTGATTTGCATGATGCAGAGGGAAATCTTTTATCGGATGAATTACGTTTAACTGCCTTCGGGACGTTTTTAAGAAAGTATAGTATTGATGAGTTTCCACAATTAATAAACGTGGTTAAAGGGGAAATGAGTTTAGTTGGACCTAGACCATTTTTAATGGAATATCTATCTTTATATACAGAAGAACAGATGTTAAGACATAATGTAAAACCCGGAATTACAGGTTGGGCCCAAGTGAATGGACGCAATTCACTTACATGGGAGGAGAAATTTAAAATGGACATATGGTATGTAAAAAATAATAATCTCCTTTTAGATTTGAAAATCCTCATTAAAACAGCTAGTAAAGTTATAAAGAGAGAAGGAATTTCACAGGAGGGACAAGTGACAATGGAAAAATTCACTGGTTCTAATGAAGTGATGTAG
- the galU gene encoding UTP--glucose-1-phosphate uridylyltransferase GalU: MKIKKAIIPAAGLGTRFLPATKAMPKEMLPIVDKPTIQYIVEEAIESGIEDIIIVTGKGKRAIEDHFDNSFELEQNLLEKGKFDLLSEVQKSSKMVDIHYIRQKEPRGLGHAIWCARKFIGDEPFAVLLGDDIVQADTPCLKQMIGQFNRYNASILGVQTVNEADVSRYGIVDGSLIDNHFYNVQSLVEKPKQEEAPSNLAILGRYILTPRIFDILSNQKPGAGNEIQLTDAIAELNKQEAVYAYDFEGTRYDVGEKLGFIKTTLEFALKREDLRNNILDYLTELMKKELISGSND, from the coding sequence ATGAAAATAAAAAAAGCTATAATACCTGCTGCTGGATTGGGAACTAGATTTCTTCCAGCAACAAAAGCAATGCCAAAAGAGATGTTGCCAATTGTAGATAAACCTACTATTCAGTATATAGTTGAAGAGGCTATTGAATCAGGAATAGAGGATATTATTATTGTAACCGGAAAAGGAAAAAGAGCGATTGAAGATCATTTTGATAATTCATTTGAATTAGAACAAAACCTATTAGAAAAAGGTAAATTTGATTTATTATCAGAAGTTCAGAAATCATCAAAGATGGTAGATATTCATTATATACGTCAAAAGGAACCAAGGGGCCTAGGTCATGCAATTTGGTGTGCACGCAAATTTATAGGTGATGAGCCATTTGCAGTGTTATTGGGTGACGATATTGTTCAAGCTGATACACCATGTTTAAAGCAGATGATTGGGCAATTTAATCGATATAATGCTTCTATATTAGGTGTACAAACTGTGAATGAAGCCGATGTTTCTAGATACGGAATTGTTGACGGGAGTTTAATAGATAACCATTTTTATAATGTTCAAAGTTTGGTAGAAAAACCAAAGCAAGAGGAAGCTCCTTCAAATTTAGCGATTTTAGGCCGTTATATACTAACGCCGAGAATATTTGATATTTTAAGTAATCAGAAGCCAGGGGCTGGAAATGAAATTCAACTGACTGATGCAATTGCTGAACTTAACAAACAAGAAGCAGTCTATGCTTATGATTTTGAAGGAACACGATACGATGTAGGCGAAAAATTAGGTTTTATTAAAACTACTCTTGAGTTTGCTCTTAAAAGAGAGGACCTGAGAAATAATATTCTAGATTATTTAACGGAACTAATGAAAAAAGAATTAATTAGCGGATCGAATGATTAG
- a CDS encoding glycosyltransferase family 2 protein produces MKKLTVFTPTFNRAYCLHKCYESLKNQTCKEFIWLIIDDGSTDNTKELVEGWIEENKIEIMYYWQKNQGMHGAHNTAYQKIITELNVCIDSDDYMPLEAVEKIIEYWNQFGNDNVSGIIGLDAYSDGKIIGTKLPVNRKQSRLFDLYNKFGVTGDKKLVYRTELTKEFPYPLFNNERYVGLAYKYHMLDKQYEMLLMNEILCYVEYLADGSSLNMLSQYIKNPNGFAFYRKEMMKLPFASQLFKFRQAIHYVSSSIMSRNWSFLDETPKKGLTILAIPFGITLYIYITTKTKAA; encoded by the coding sequence ATGAAGAAGTTAACTGTATTTACTCCAACATTTAATCGAGCATACTGCCTTCACAAATGTTACGAGAGTTTAAAGAATCAAACATGTAAAGAATTTATCTGGTTAATTATTGACGATGGTTCAACTGACAATACTAAAGAATTAGTTGAAGGTTGGATCGAAGAAAACAAAATTGAAATTATGTATTATTGGCAGAAAAACCAAGGAATGCATGGTGCCCATAATACCGCTTACCAGAAAATTATCACAGAACTTAATGTCTGTATTGATTCAGATGATTATATGCCTTTAGAAGCGGTTGAAAAAATTATTGAGTACTGGAATCAATTTGGTAACGATAATGTGAGTGGAATTATTGGGCTAGATGCATATTCCGATGGAAAAATTATTGGTACAAAGTTGCCGGTTAATAGAAAACAGTCTAGATTATTTGATTTATATAATAAATTTGGCGTAACTGGTGATAAAAAGCTTGTCTATCGGACAGAGTTAACAAAAGAATTTCCATATCCACTATTTAATAATGAACGGTATGTTGGTCTAGCATACAAATATCATATGCTTGATAAACAATACGAAATGCTGTTAATGAATGAAATTTTATGCTATGTAGAGTACCTTGCAGATGGATCATCGTTAAATATGTTAAGTCAATATATTAAAAATCCGAATGGGTTTGCTTTCTATCGAAAAGAAATGATGAAATTGCCCTTTGCAAGTCAATTGTTTAAATTCAGACAAGCCATTCATTATGTTTCAAGTAGTATTATGAGTAGAAACTGGAGTTTTTTAGACGAGACGCCAAAAAAAGGTTTAACTATCTTAGCGATTCCATTTGGGATAACTTTATATATTTATATTACGACAAAAACAAAAGCTGCCTAA
- a CDS encoding DegT/DnrJ/EryC1/StrS family aminotransferase, which produces MSGEEIKYIQEAFNTNWIAPLGPNVDGFEKDIINYVGANEALVVSSGTAAIHLALSLLNISKGDQVFCSSLTFVASANPIIYQGAEPIFIDSEPDTWNMSPKALERALHDSYLEGNLPKAVIVVNLYGQVAKMDEIHSLCSQYNIPIIEDAAESLGSTYKGRVSGTFGHFSIFSFNGNKIITTSGGGALVSNNTELIQRARFLATQSRDEARHYQHSVVGYNYRMSNILAGVGRAQLQVLEERIEARRRIFHRYFEELKDLPGLTFMPELANTRSNRWLSALTIKEEESKLSVNNLLDALEEENIEARPVWKPLHMQPLFKGVRYYPHEENNHVAERLFETGICLPSGSNLSFDDQSRVISCIKKVFNKVACREGIL; this is translated from the coding sequence ATGAGCGGAGAGGAGATAAAATATATACAGGAAGCATTTAATACGAATTGGATTGCACCACTTGGACCCAATGTCGATGGATTTGAGAAAGATATTATTAATTATGTAGGAGCCAATGAAGCGTTAGTTGTTAGTTCAGGAACAGCTGCAATTCATTTGGCTCTTTCTTTATTAAATATTTCAAAAGGCGATCAGGTGTTTTGTTCCAGCCTTACCTTTGTAGCTAGTGCAAATCCAATAATTTATCAAGGAGCCGAACCAATATTTATAGACTCGGAGCCTGATACATGGAATATGTCACCAAAAGCACTTGAAAGAGCATTACATGACTCTTATTTAGAAGGAAATCTTCCTAAAGCTGTTATTGTTGTTAATCTATATGGACAAGTGGCAAAAATGGATGAAATTCATTCTTTATGCTCTCAATACAATATACCTATTATTGAGGATGCTGCTGAATCACTAGGTTCTACTTATAAAGGAAGAGTTAGTGGTACTTTTGGTCATTTTAGTATTTTTTCCTTTAATGGAAATAAAATTATCACGACATCTGGTGGCGGAGCACTTGTCTCAAATAATACTGAGTTAATACAAAGAGCAAGATTTTTAGCCACTCAATCTAGGGATGAAGCGCGACATTACCAACATAGTGTAGTTGGTTACAACTATAGGATGAGTAATATTCTGGCAGGGGTTGGCAGGGCTCAACTACAAGTATTAGAGGAGCGTATTGAAGCTAGAAGAAGGATATTTCATCGCTATTTTGAGGAGTTAAAGGATTTACCAGGTCTAACTTTTATGCCAGAGTTAGCAAATACACGTAGTAACCGATGGCTTTCAGCATTAACAATTAAAGAAGAGGAATCTAAGCTATCAGTAAATAATCTATTAGATGCATTAGAAGAGGAAAATATTGAAGCAAGACCAGTGTGGAAGCCATTACATATGCAACCTCTATTCAAAGGAGTTCGTTATTATCCTCATGAAGAAAATAACCATGTTGCGGAGAGGTTGTTCGAAACTGGAATTTGTTTACCATCAGGATCAAATCTATCGTTTGACGATCAAAGTAGAGTAATAAGCTGTATCAAAAAAGTATTTAATAAAGTAGCTTGTAGGGAGGGCATTCTATGA